Genomic segment of Nasonia vitripennis strain AsymCx chromosome 1 unlocalized genomic scaffold, Nvit_psr_1.1 chr1_random0005, whole genome shotgun sequence:
aaattaatcgaCGAAGTTTCTATGTCGGTTCCAGCGCACTTCGAGTATCAGTTGCATCTAACACAAAATACTGTTTTAATCTATTACACGTATGAATGAACTGCATCAGACAATCTTTTttcataattgaaaaaaacgaaaaagtcCAATCGCTTGATGTAGTTTTTTGATAAAGAAAACTGTAAAGTCGTACTGTAAAAGCGAATTCTAGTTCTTGGAATTTTAGCTATGATCTCCCGCTATATTTCTCACCGCGTGCTCCTATATACTCGTACAgttagtatataagtataccTTTGACCATGATCTCTAGCCGAGATGCCGAACAGTGCGGAACGCTATCAAAAGCATCTATCTGTGAAATTCACTAGGAGGCACAAGAAAATCAATACTATAGAAGCGTATTCCGAAACTCGCAGTACAATGTACATTGTGCAAACTTGCAAAGCCGTTGATTATACGTACAGAAGTATGCTATTAAAGTATTATAAAGTAGCCTATTTTTTGTGCGTTTTTcggctttattaaaaattatcaacgaaaattatattaatcattggataaaattacatatacatacatatatacgcagtaaatttataaatataatagtagaatAAGACTGTCAAATGCAAGCTGATTATAACCTCAAATCTTATATACTATAATGAGTAAAAATATAGATTTACAAATTTGTGATACTTATATATACAGTGATGACTTCTATAAAACGTAAACGAATCTCCActagaaataaacaatttCTTGAACCTGATTTTGAAATAGAAAACGTTAGTTCAAGTACCCTGCACCGTtggaaaaaattatgtaaatgtggtacgtttataaaaaaaagttttgtatcacagtcatatatatataaaccgCAAAATTGCAACTCAAATAACAACGATTGTAGAAGTATTACGTTTAACTGCACATGTTGTTACACAATAATCATTATAACAATTGtaacataaaatatatattttaggaAATCGTTTAATTCCAAGCAAATCccttgaataaaatatttataatgaagGCTGTAATAACGAGGAAGATGGCAACTTAAATAATGAAGCTGATATCGCACATCTTGTTACACAAAATAGttcttttaataattgtaacgGTAAGACTGCGTTTATTTTGCTTATAtgctttaaaaattattttgatcttaatttttattgttcaTTTATAGCAGGTGATGtacaaaaacattttaaatatttcatttcatATTGCTAATAATACTAacgattatataaatatttacgttattttttaagaaTCTTCTGAGGATAACCATTATGAGAGCGATGAAAGTGATGAGCATCACAGTAGTTTACAAGATAATGATTCAACTCATAGTGATGCTATAATTGATGAAACAATTAGTAGTCATAACGGAAATACTGATGAGGATTCTAGTGAAAGTAATAGAAATGCAGAAAAAGTTTCTAATGTTAGAACGAATACTCAAGACAATCGTATTATGTTTCACGACTCCAAAATCACAGTGCATGAAACAAGTGTAATTCTAACAGCATTAAGTACAAAATACCACCTACCTGATGTTACACAAGAACAGTTtggttcttttataaaaattttgggtCCGCACAATTTTAATCATAAATCACTGTTTAACAATTACTACATGTCTGAAAAATTTTCTGTGCCTTATGGTATTATAAAGTACCATTTTTATTGTGAGTTTTGTGaagaacaaattttatatatacaacAAAGCAAGATGTTTTACCAAAAATCAGTAAAGAATGTcctatttatgaaaaaaaaaaacaaacattatCTTATAATAATGCACCATATTTCACATCTATCAGCATCAAATATCAATTTAAGCAgctattaaaaacaaaaaaaaatacgaactGCTTTATTATCTAACTATGAAAATCGAAAACGTAAAGATAAAAATGATTCCAATATTTCAAGCGTCACAGATTCagatttatacaaaaaacTGCCACTGGATGAAAATTATTGCACAGTATCAGTCAATGCTAATACTGATGGAGcaccaatttttaaaaattctcttACTTCTATGTGGCCAGTACAATTAAGGCTAAATGAATTATCACTAATGGATAATGCAAACAATGTTATTTTATGCGGGTTTCTTCTTGTGAAAAAGGAACCAAGCTCAAAACTAATGAATTTATACTTAAAAACTGTGCttgtagaaaatattaaaaaattaagttcTACGGGCTTAATTTATAATGATGAAGGTAAGAACATTaaattcaaaatgtttttattattagtaaCTGTGGATTCTAAAGCAAGGCCAGTTATACAATCTAGATTGCAGTTTAATGCTTATTATGGATGCTCTTGGTGTTATGCTCGGGGTGAATATACTAACACCATGAGGTATACATTTAAATTTAGTGACTCTAAAATAAGAACAGATGCATCACACATACAAGATTTGCGTAAAGTAATggattataatttaaaaaattttaatgacgTAAAAGGACTATGCATATTAATGCAACAACCTAATTTTGATCCAGTATGGGGGTTCCCGATTGATATTTTACATTGTGTATGTCTTGGTGTAACAAAGCAATTTTGGGATAATTGGACCCAAACTAACAGCCCATTTtacattaacaataataagcaaaaaatagctaataaaaaattattaaactttcaATCGCCATCAGAAATTCATAGAAGTTGTCGCCCATTTGGACCAAGAATTAAAAAGAAAGGATCAGAGTGGCTTTCatggcttcttttttttagtattatttgtttacaaaATATTCTTCCAGATGAAGATTTATGTCATTTCAGCATATTAGTAAAGTATGTGTACactttatcaaaaaaaaaaacaataactGAAGAGGAATGCCTTAATTGTCATAGAGAATTATTAACATTTATTGGTCAGTGTGAATTATACTATGGAATAAATTtcatgactttcaacgttcACAGTCTCTTACATTTAGCTTACAGTGTAAAATAGTCTGGCCCATTGTTGGCAACATCTACTTTTCCAGCAGAAAGTTTTATGTTCCAATTACAACAATCAAAAACTTCATCTAAAGGTGTCGATAAACAGATTATTAGAAGGtacttgaaaattaatttattaaaatggaATGAATTGCCACTACTAACACCAAACAAAATTAGTACAAAATTCACGGAGAGTATTTTGTATAATAAACCTTTTTACGCAGATGAAATTGAAGATGTAGTGCTTTCAAATTTAGAATATGATGATGGGATACAGAAGTATAATCGATGCATATACTTTGGAAATATTTACACATCCCAAAAGTATTCTATTGGgatgaaaagaaataatagTATTGTACaattaaaaagtaatatttttgtacaaattttgtatttttttaaaattgacgATGATATTTACATCAaagcaaaatttatttctactaAATTTGCCTTACTAGATATGCCTCATGTTTGGAGAGTTGAAAATATACTAAATGAAAGCATTGTAGAGAGCATTACTTCGATTGAATgtaaatgcatttttttacaTGTTGATGATAACGAACAATATATATCTGTAATGCCGAATACATTTgatatacaataaaatattttttaataaattaacagTGATGAACAGTGAAAACATCCAAAATATATgtgctatttttatttgcacCTTTATGAAACCCATTATTGTTTTCCAATTCATTTAT
This window contains:
- the LOC107981581 gene encoding uncharacterized protein LOC107981581, producing MWPVQLRLNELSLMDNANNVILCGFLLVKKEPSSKLMNLYLKTVLVENIKKLSSTGLIYNDEGKNIKFKMFLLLVTVDSKARPVIQSRLQFNAYYGCSWCYARGEYTNTMRYTFKFSDSKIRTDASHIQDLRKVMDYNLKNFNDVKGLCILMQQPNFDPVWGFPIDILHCVCLGVTKQFWDNWTQTNSPFYINNNKQKIANKKLLNFQSPSEIHRSCRPFGPRIKKKGSEWLSWLLFFSIICLQNILPDEDLCHFSILVKYVYTLSKKKTITEEECLNCHRELLTFIGQCELYYGINFMTFNVHSLLHLAYSVK